ATAGTTTGAAGAGGGGGGATTTTTATTACCTCAATATCCTAAATAATGTCACAAAATTTTTATTATAGACTTTTAGGAGACGATTATGTCTTTTCAGACTGAATTTAAAACATTATTTGAACAATCCTTAGCACAATATTGCCAAACTCGTTATCTCACACCACAACAACTTTCAAAAACACAGTGGTATCAATTTATTGCACAGGTTAGTCAACAGGCAATTTTGCAAAAATCACAAAAAAATAGACCGCTTACGGATGTTCGTCACGTCAACTATTTATCAATGGAATTTTTGGTGGGGCGTTTACTCGGCAACAATTTACAAAATCTTGAAGTTTATGATTTTATCACTCAACAAGTAAAACAATATGGTGCTGAACTCGTTGATATTTTAGAACAAGAAACCGATCCAGCATTAGGAAATGGCGGGCTAGGACGTTTAGCTGCTTGTTACTTAGATTCAATGGCAAGCCTTGCACAACCAGCAACAGGCTATGGTTTACATTATCAATATGGCTTATTCAAACAATCTTTTTCTGAGCAAGGTAAACAAAAAGAGCAAGGTGACGCGTGGGGGCGTGATTTTTATCCGCAACAACAGCACCATTTAGATTTTACCCAGCAAGTGGGCTTTGGCGGAGAAGTGAAGCTGATTTCTCATGATAAATATGCGTGGAAGCCAGAATGGATCGTTAATGGCGAGGCTTTTGATTTAGCTGTTGTGGGCTATAAAGGGATTCAACAGCCATTACGCTTATGGCAAGGATACAGTGAAACGAGCTTTGACCTAAGCAAATTTGATGAAGGGGAATATCTCTTTGCGGAAGAAAAAGTAATTGACGCGTCAAAACTTACCAAAGTGTTGTACCCAAATGATAACCACCAAAACGGTAAGGCATTACGCTTAATGCAACAATATTTCCACTGTGCTTGCTCTGTGGCGGATATTATCAAGCGTCATTTAGCACAAGGGCGTAAATTAGAACAATTAGCTGAATATGAAGTGATCCAACTTAACGATACCCACCCAGCGATTGCGATCCCAGAGTTAATGCGTGTTCTATTAGATGATTACGATTTTTCTTGGCAACAAGCGTGGCAAATTTGTAGCCAAACCTTCGCTTACACTAACCACACTTTATTACCAGAAGCACTGGAACAGTGGGATCAAAATCTCTTGGCGAGTTTATTACCACGTCATTTTATGATTATTGACCGTATCAATAACGAGTTATATCACCAAGTGAAAGCCCATTTTAGTGATGAGGAATTTTCAGATATATGGCAACAAACAGCGGTACTTTTTGGCTACCGTGTCAGAATGGCAAATCTTTGTGTAGTAGGATCTTTTGCAGTGAATGGTGTTGCAAAAATTCACTCAGATCTTGTGGTTAGCGATCTTTTCCCTGCTTATGCACGCTTATTTAAAGATCGTTTTTATAATGTGACAAACGGAATTACACCACGTCGTTGGATCCGTCAAGCAAATCCACAATTAAGTGCGTTACTGGATAAACATATTAAAGGCGATTGGACGAAAGATTTATCCTTATTACAACAAATTGAAAAATTTGCAAAAAATGAAAAATTTCAGACCGCTTATGCACAAATAAAACAAGCAAATAAACAACGTTTAGCGGATAAAATCAAGCAAGAATTAGGCTTAGAGGTGGATACACAAGCAATTTTTGATGTGCAAATTAAGCGTTTTCACGAATATAAACGCCAGCAACTTAACCTGTTAAATATCATTGCGACCTATCAAGAATTAAAGGCAAATCCAAATCAAGATGTTGTGCCACGTGTATTTATTTTTGCAGGTAAAGCCGCTCCAGGTTATTTTATGGCGAAACAAATTATTCACGCCATTAACTGTGTCGCTGATGTGATCAATAATGATCCTGATATGAAAGGTAAATTGCAGGTTGTCTTCTTACCTGATTATCGTGTAAGCCTTGCGGAAATCATCATTCCAGCAGCCGATGTGTCAGAGCAGATTTCTCTTGCGGGGAAAGAAGCCTCAGGCACAGGGAATATGAAACTTGCGTTAAATGGGGCGATCACCTTAGGCACATTAGACGGTGCAAATGTGGAAATTGCTGACTACGTGGGCAATGAAAATGTGATTATTTTTGGGCATACGGTTGAGAGTATCAAGCAAGAATTAAAAGCAGGTTATGAGCCAATGAGATATTATCAACAGGATAAAGTTTTAGCTCAAGCGATTGATTCTCTTGCCAATGGCACTTTCTCAAAAGGCGACACCACGACCTTTGAAATGCTAGTAAAAGAGCTATTAACAAAAGACAGCTTCTGTACTTTGGCGGATTTTGCAAGCTATCGTCAAGCTCAACAAAAAATTGCAAATTTCTATCAAAATCGTACCGCTTGGATCGAAGCCACGATTTTAAATACTGCAAGATTGGGGGCATTTAGCTCGGATCGTTCAATTAAGGATTACCAAACGCAGATTTGGAAAAAATAATTTTTAGTGTGAGTTGTTATTTTGGGTAAGTGATTTTTGTTATATATACAGAATTCACTTACCTTTTTTATTTTTAATTGATAGAAAAAAGCTATTTATTTTATAGGTACGAAAGGTGTTTTTTATTAACATAGATCAAACATAGAATTGTAATATAAATGTTAAAATAAAAAATCTATCAATAAAACAGAGGATTACCTATGAAAACAAAATTATTTTTTTCGGCAATTGCCGTTGGGGTGGCTACATTTTTAGGCACAGTGGGCTATGTTCACGTTTTTGACAAAGAACAAGCAGAAACATTGATTACAAAAGCAGATTTATCCGATGAATCTCGTCAAGTAATGAAAGTTTTTTATGATAACGGCTGTCAATATTGCCATACATCAAATGCAGAATTACCATTTTATTCATCGCTTCCAGTTGTGGGGAAAATGATGAGCGATGATGTCAAAAATGGTACTCGTGTATTTATGCTAAACAATATTTTAGACGGAATGAAAGATCCATCTAAATTATCAGAAGTAAGTTTAGCAAAATTAGAACGTGTGTTAATTAACAATGAAATGCCCATCACTGCATTTAAGCATGTTCACTGGGGTTCTGGTCCTGATGATCGAGAAAAAGCAACAGTTTTAAATTGGATCCATAAAGCTCGCCAAGAAAATTTCTTACCAAAAGAGACGGAAGGGACAGATGCAACTCGCTTAGTACAACCTATTCCAAATGCATTAAAAACTGATCCACTAAAAGTAGCATTAGGGGATAAATTGTATCACGATGGACGTTTATCGGGCGATGGTACAATCCAGTGTCATACTTGCCACCAATTAGGCAATGGCGGGGTTGATGGCTTAACCACATCAACAGGTATTAAAGGACAAAAAGGTGGAATTAACGCACCAACTGTTTATAACGCCGCGTTTAACTTCTTACAATTTTGGGATGGTCGAGCTAAAGATCTAGCTGCACAAGCAGGTGGTCCACCACTAAATCCGATTGAAATGGGTTCTAAACATTGGCAAGAAATTGTTTCTAAATTAGAAAATGATGAAGCCTTTAAACAGCAATTCTTAATGGTTTATCCTGAAATTAACGATCAAACGATTACGAATGCAATCGCTGAATTTGAGAAAACTTTAATTACCCCAGACAGTGCTTTTGACCTTTATTTGAAAGGTGATGAAAACGCTCTAACGGCATCACAGTTAAAAGGTTATCAATTATTTAAAGAAAATAAATGTGATACTTGCCATACTGGAGTTGCAATGGGGGGACAATCTTTTGAATATATGGGCTTGTATGATGATTACTTTGCAGCAAGAGGCACACCTTTAACAGATGCAGATAAAGGGCGTTTTGCACAAACCCAAGATCCTGCAGATATGCACAAATTCAAAGTACCAACTTTGCGTAATGTGGCGTTAACAGCCCCTTATATGCACGATGGTAGTGTGAAAGATTTGAAAGAAGCGGTAAAAGTGATGCTACATTATCAATCTGGTAAAGATCTTTCAGAGCAAGACGTTGCTGATTTAACTTCTTTCCTAGAAAGTTTAACAGGGAAGTACAAAGGAAAAATCTTAACCAAAGAAACAAAATAATTTAATTTTTCTTTTAGAATAAAAGACTTAGCTGAAAGGCTAAGTCTTTTTTTATGCTTTTTTATTATTTGGTTGTATGTGGTTTACTTAAAATTTGAAATAGCTCACAAATTAAGATTTATTTTTGTGATGATAGTCACATATTTACACAATTCTGGTTCAAATTAGAATCAAATGTCAGTAAAGTGATAGAAAACATTTTGTTTTTTTATGCTCAATTATTTTCGTTTTTGAAGTGAAATAATTGATTTCTTATATAAAAAAGAAAGAGGTTTGCAATGAAAAGTTCAAAATTTCAATTACTTAAAACTGTATCTGCGATTGCGTTAGGTTTAGCTGTTTATAACACAGCTTCTGCAAAAGGGCGTTTGACGGTTTATTGTAGTGCAACAAATGCAATGTGTGAAAATGCCGTAAAAAGTTTTGGTGAAAAATATGATGTAAAAACATCTTTTATTCGTAATGGTTCAGGAAGTACCTTTGCAAAAGTAAAAGCAGAAGAAAGTAATCCACAAGCAGATGTATGGTATGGCGGAACATTTGATCCACAATCCCAAGCGGGGGAAATTGGTTTATTAGAACCTTATAAATCAAAAAATATTGATCAAATTGAAGAGCGTTTCCGTGATCCAGGTAAGAAAAAAGGACATTATACCTCTGCAATTTATATGGGAATTTTGGGCTTTGGGGTAAACCTTGATCGCCTTGAAAAACTCGGTATCAAAGAAGTACCACAATGTTGGAATGATTTATTAAAACCTGAATTTAAACAAGAAATTCAAGTTGCTGACCCACAAAGTTCAGGTACAGCTTATACAGCGATTGCAACATTCGTTCAATTATGGGGTGAAAAGAAAGCATTTGAATACTTCAAACAATTACACCCAAATATTTC
This DNA window, taken from Phocoenobacter uteri, encodes the following:
- the glgP gene encoding glycogen/starch/alpha-glucan family phosphorylase; its protein translation is MSFQTEFKTLFEQSLAQYCQTRYLTPQQLSKTQWYQFIAQVSQQAILQKSQKNRPLTDVRHVNYLSMEFLVGRLLGNNLQNLEVYDFITQQVKQYGAELVDILEQETDPALGNGGLGRLAACYLDSMASLAQPATGYGLHYQYGLFKQSFSEQGKQKEQGDAWGRDFYPQQQHHLDFTQQVGFGGEVKLISHDKYAWKPEWIVNGEAFDLAVVGYKGIQQPLRLWQGYSETSFDLSKFDEGEYLFAEEKVIDASKLTKVLYPNDNHQNGKALRLMQQYFHCACSVADIIKRHLAQGRKLEQLAEYEVIQLNDTHPAIAIPELMRVLLDDYDFSWQQAWQICSQTFAYTNHTLLPEALEQWDQNLLASLLPRHFMIIDRINNELYHQVKAHFSDEEFSDIWQQTAVLFGYRVRMANLCVVGSFAVNGVAKIHSDLVVSDLFPAYARLFKDRFYNVTNGITPRRWIRQANPQLSALLDKHIKGDWTKDLSLLQQIEKFAKNEKFQTAYAQIKQANKQRLADKIKQELGLEVDTQAIFDVQIKRFHEYKRQQLNLLNIIATYQELKANPNQDVVPRVFIFAGKAAPGYFMAKQIIHAINCVADVINNDPDMKGKLQVVFLPDYRVSLAEIIIPAADVSEQISLAGKEASGTGNMKLALNGAITLGTLDGANVEIADYVGNENVIIFGHTVESIKQELKAGYEPMRYYQQDKVLAQAIDSLANGTFSKGDTTTFEMLVKELLTKDSFCTLADFASYRQAQQKIANFYQNRTAWIEATILNTARLGAFSSDRSIKDYQTQIWKK
- a CDS encoding ABC transporter substrate-binding protein, with the translated sequence MKSSKFQLLKTVSAIALGLAVYNTASAKGRLTVYCSATNAMCENAVKSFGEKYDVKTSFIRNGSGSTFAKVKAEESNPQADVWYGGTFDPQSQAGEIGLLEPYKSKNIDQIEERFRDPGKKKGHYTSAIYMGILGFGVNLDRLEKLGIKEVPQCWNDLLKPEFKQEIQVADPQSSGTAYTAIATFVQLWGEKKAFEYFKQLHPNISQYTKSGVTPSRNAARGETAVGIGFLHDYMLEKSKGANLKLVVPCEGTGYELGGVSIIKGARNLDNAKLFVDWALSKEGQESAWQKGQSLQILTNTTAQQHPTAPNPNELKLINYDFEKYGSSDERKRLIDKWINDVKLAK
- a CDS encoding cytochrome c peroxidase, translating into MKTKLFFSAIAVGVATFLGTVGYVHVFDKEQAETLITKADLSDESRQVMKVFYDNGCQYCHTSNAELPFYSSLPVVGKMMSDDVKNGTRVFMLNNILDGMKDPSKLSEVSLAKLERVLINNEMPITAFKHVHWGSGPDDREKATVLNWIHKARQENFLPKETEGTDATRLVQPIPNALKTDPLKVALGDKLYHDGRLSGDGTIQCHTCHQLGNGGVDGLTTSTGIKGQKGGINAPTVYNAAFNFLQFWDGRAKDLAAQAGGPPLNPIEMGSKHWQEIVSKLENDEAFKQQFLMVYPEINDQTITNAIAEFEKTLITPDSAFDLYLKGDENALTASQLKGYQLFKENKCDTCHTGVAMGGQSFEYMGLYDDYFAARGTPLTDADKGRFAQTQDPADMHKFKVPTLRNVALTAPYMHDGSVKDLKEAVKVMLHYQSGKDLSEQDVADLTSFLESLTGKYKGKILTKETK